One segment of Rosa chinensis cultivar Old Blush chromosome 6, RchiOBHm-V2, whole genome shotgun sequence DNA contains the following:
- the LOC112172787 gene encoding coiled-coil domain-containing protein 93, whose translation MLQDNLNELIERKVTVMDELQSLREKIDNEGAKAVVDKLVSLKKSLKELEREENEVESVSNSALDAEVRELEDQIENGYDSQSLSDKLNRMLSKSEEKIDLAKKELAARLRAVLAVQRKIDDVPCQSEFVQYDHRLLELNAQIQGKLRQTRKYYATYNALLEIKEMMLKEASLLNSISSQFQDAFTSTDGRMQLINSMEGIMKGSQQKLKKVEQGLQEEQKVCDALKARHVAATAEQRRCYSLLKAFQEECAKNELLQKSSI comes from the exons ATGCTACAAGACAACCTGAATGAATTG ATTGAGAGAAAGGTCACTGTTATGGATGAATTGCAAAGCTTAAGAGAGAAAATTGATAATGAAGGTGCTAAAGCCGTGGTGGACAAGTTGGTATCGCTTAAGAAGTCATTGAAG GAGCTGGAGAGGGAAGAAAATGAAGTTGAGTCTGTAAGTAATTCTGCATTGGATGCTGAAGTTCGTGAATTGGAGGACCAAATAGAAAATGGGTATGATAGTCAATCACTATCTGATAAATTGAATCGGATGTTGAGTAAATCAGAGGAGAAAATTGATTTAGCTAAAAAG GAACTTGCAGCTAGATTAAGGGCAGTGTTGGCAGTACAGCGCAAGATTGATGATGTTCCATGCCAATCAGAATTCGTCCA GTATGATCACCGGCTTTTAGAATTGAATGCTCAAATTCAAGGAAAACTTCGACAGACTCGTAAATACTATGCCACATACAATGCACTTTTGGAGATAAAAGAAATGATGCTAAAGGAAGCATCTTTGCTGAATTCAATAAGTTCGCAG TTTCAAGATGCATTCACTAGCACAGATGGTCGCATGCAACTCATCAATTCGATGGAGGGAATTATGAAGGGCAGTCAACAG AAGCTGAAAAAGGTAGAACAAGGGCTTCAAGAAGAGCAAAAAGTTTGTGATGCTCTCAAAGCAAGGCATGTTGCAGCAACTGCAGAGCAAAGACGCTGTTATTCCCTCTTAAAAGCTTTTCAG GAGGAATGTGCAAAGAATGAGCTACTCCAAAAAAGTTCCATTTAG